The Niallia alba genome includes a window with the following:
- a CDS encoding universal stress protein — protein MYSTILLAIDGSKNSLRATTEAVKLASLQENAVITVVHVLDITQSKYDVLHAQGKADLELTRRKKFLSMEEYLQSNNITYKLLFLHGEPGPTIVEYANQKSFDLLVIGSRGLNSLQELVLGSVSHKVIKSVKCPVLVVK, from the coding sequence ATGTATTCTACTATTCTTTTAGCAATTGATGGTTCAAAAAACTCGTTAAGAGCAACAACAGAAGCAGTAAAATTAGCTTCCCTTCAGGAGAATGCTGTAATTACAGTTGTTCATGTCCTAGATATCACTCAATCGAAATACGATGTATTGCACGCTCAAGGGAAGGCTGATTTAGAACTTACTAGGCGGAAAAAATTCTTATCAATGGAAGAATACTTACAATCCAATAATATCACTTATAAACTACTATTTCTTCATGGAGAGCCGGGTCCTACAATTGTCGAGTATGCAAATCAAAAGAGCTTTGACTTACTTGTCATTGGCAGCCGCGGATTAAATTCCTTGCAAGAACTGGTATTGGGAAGTGTTAGTCATAAAGTAATCAAAAGCGTAAAATGTCCAGTTTTAGTTGTTAAATAA
- a CDS encoding DUF2871 domain-containing protein: MKKVLNIAFFYAILGLVSGVYYREFTKMRDFAGETQLSVVHTHSFALGMMIMLIVYLFCYTMKIHTLKNFDVFFYFYNIGVLSTITLMIIRGTLQVLEFDLSVGVDSAISGIAGLGHISVTIGLVLFFLLLRKNHSENIRTK, translated from the coding sequence ATGAAGAAAGTATTAAATATAGCCTTCTTTTATGCTATTTTAGGATTAGTTAGTGGTGTTTACTATAGAGAATTTACAAAAATGAGAGATTTTGCAGGGGAAACTCAGCTCTCCGTTGTTCATACCCACTCATTTGCCTTAGGAATGATGATTATGCTGATTGTCTATTTATTCTGTTATACGATGAAAATACATACGCTTAAAAATTTTGATGTGTTCTTTTATTTTTATAATATTGGTGTACTTTCAACGATTACATTAATGATTATTCGTGGGACACTGCAAGTGCTTGAATTTGATTTATCAGTTGGGGTAGACTCTGCTATTTCTGGAATTGCAGGCTTAGGCCATATTTCTGTTACGATTGGATTAGTGTTGTTTTTTCTTCTTTTGAGAAAAAATCATAGCGAAAATATTCGAACGAAGTAG
- a CDS encoding SMP-30/gluconolactonase/LRE family protein, translating to MIEDLELVLDAKAVLGEGPCWDFRNNILYWVDIEGKKVHMYNHISGEHKQVQLEREVSAVIPCITKDTEFIVTLDNGFHLLNIETEQLKFIGDPERDLKQNRFNDGKCDAYGRLWAGTMCRDGKTKDAALYCLDNEGKWTEKISHLSISNGIAWTSDNEYLYHIDTPAQTVTRYEYDLETGKLGKAKQIIDFSEEEGFPDGMTIDSEGMLWIAHYGGGRVSRWNPESGGKLSEICLPVPNVTSCTFGGKKLNELYITTARSGLDDEELKKYPQSGGLYKIKLHIQGVKTYLYQN from the coding sequence ATGATAGAGGATCTAGAATTAGTACTTGATGCAAAAGCTGTGCTTGGAGAAGGACCATGCTGGGATTTTAGAAACAATATTTTATATTGGGTAGATATTGAAGGAAAAAAAGTACATATGTATAACCATATTTCTGGTGAGCACAAACAGGTTCAACTAGAACGAGAAGTATCGGCTGTTATCCCTTGTATAACAAAAGATACAGAATTTATTGTTACATTAGATAATGGCTTTCATCTTTTAAATATAGAAACAGAGCAACTAAAGTTTATTGGCGATCCAGAGCGAGATTTAAAACAGAATCGTTTTAATGATGGGAAATGTGATGCTTATGGTCGTTTATGGGCAGGTACAATGTGCAGAGATGGAAAGACGAAAGATGCAGCACTATACTGTCTTGATAATGAGGGAAAATGGACGGAAAAAATAAGTCATTTGAGTATTTCGAACGGCATTGCATGGACTAGTGATAATGAATACTTATACCATATTGATACACCTGCTCAAACAGTAACACGTTATGAATATGATTTGGAAACAGGAAAATTAGGAAAAGCAAAGCAGATTATTGATTTTTCAGAGGAAGAAGGATTCCCAGATGGTATGACAATTGATAGCGAAGGAATGCTATGGATTGCTCATTACGGTGGAGGAAGAGTGTCTAGATGGAATCCAGAGAGTGGGGGGAAATTAAGTGAAATATGCTTGCCAGTGCCGAATGTGACGTCTTGTACATTTGGAGGGAAAAAACTAAATGAGTTATATATAACGACAGCGAGATCTGGTTTGGATGATGAAGAATTAAAAAAGTATCCACAATCAGGAGGGTTATATAAAATCAAGCTACATATTCAAGGAGTAAAAACGTATTTATATCAAAACTAA
- a CDS encoding DDE-type integrase/transposase/recombinase produces the protein MYPQIITYLLTFINYQEQLIRTLLTLLIGKSMFDKPTEQPVNKPYRKLQVDDLPVIEVLEQLDYRVLLSEYLEKNGKPLKPVQRRKNAKVSVPKSMNCPKCGAPSDYLYANNGDKGQYQCKVCTELFSEKNRYSKEAILKCPHCSKTLEKIKERKDFHVFKCKNNDCSYYQKKLNGMTSKEKKRFKKDPQAFKLRYIFRQFHIDFQPLSKESPELPAVDLSKIYASPHTLGLILTYHVNYGLSARKTAAIMQDVHGVMISHQTVLNYENSVALLLKPYVDHYPYELSDQFCGDETYIRVNGRWHYLFFFFDAVKKIILSYPVSPNRDTATAIRAIDEVLIKMKEIPENLTFVVDGNPIYLLAQHFFAQHGISFDVKQVIGLTNEDPVSTEYRPLKQIIERLNRTFKGNYRSTHGFGSEHGSISYVTLFTAYFNFLRPHAALEGKVPVVNPELKGLPTMPARWTKLIGLAQQWIVEQRQA, from the coding sequence TTGTACCCTCAAATTATAACCTATTTATTAACTTTTATAAACTATCAAGAACAACTAATTCGAACATTGCTTACTTTATTGATTGGTAAGAGTATGTTTGATAAGCCTACTGAACAGCCAGTAAATAAACCATATCGAAAACTTCAAGTGGACGACCTTCCGGTCATTGAAGTTCTGGAACAGCTTGATTATCGAGTTCTTCTTAGTGAATATCTAGAGAAGAACGGGAAACCACTTAAACCTGTTCAAAGGCGTAAGAATGCAAAAGTTTCCGTACCTAAATCCATGAACTGCCCAAAGTGTGGTGCTCCATCAGATTATCTTTATGCCAACAATGGAGATAAAGGCCAGTATCAATGCAAGGTGTGTACAGAGCTCTTCAGTGAAAAGAACCGTTATTCTAAGGAAGCCATCCTGAAGTGTCCTCATTGTTCCAAAACTCTCGAGAAAATAAAAGAAAGAAAAGATTTTCACGTGTTTAAGTGCAAGAACAATGACTGTTCTTATTATCAAAAGAAGCTCAATGGGATGACTTCAAAAGAAAAGAAAAGGTTCAAAAAGGACCCTCAAGCATTTAAATTAAGATACATTTTCCGTCAGTTTCATATCGATTTCCAGCCGTTATCCAAGGAATCACCAGAACTGCCGGCCGTTGACTTATCAAAGATTTATGCATCACCACATACATTAGGATTAATCCTAACCTATCATGTAAACTATGGCCTTTCGGCCCGTAAAACAGCTGCGATTATGCAGGACGTACACGGAGTGATGATTTCACATCAGACTGTATTGAACTACGAAAATAGCGTAGCTTTATTACTTAAACCTTATGTGGATCACTATCCCTATGAACTTTCAGACCAATTCTGCGGTGATGAAACGTATATCAGAGTAAACGGTCGATGGCATTATTTATTTTTCTTTTTTGACGCCGTGAAAAAGATTATTCTTTCGTATCCGGTGTCGCCTAATCGAGACACAGCAACAGCCATTCGAGCAATTGATGAGGTCTTAATCAAGATGAAAGAGATTCCAGAAAATCTGACCTTTGTGGTAGACGGGAATCCAATCTATCTTTTAGCCCAACATTTCTTCGCTCAACATGGGATTTCATTCGATGTGAAGCAGGTCATTGGATTAACCAATGAGGACCCTGTTTCGACCGAATATAGACCACTGAAACAAATAATTGAGAGACTTAACCGCACCTTTAAGGGCAATTATCGCTCCACTCATGGATTCGGCTCTGAACATGGTTCCATTTCATACGTCACCTTATTTACGGCCTACTTTAACTTTTTGCGTCCGCATGCCGCCTTAGAAGGAAAAGTGCCCGTAGTGAATCCAGAACTCAAGGGGCTTCCAACAATGCCAGCACGTTGGACAAAGCTCATTGGATTAGCACAACAATGGATAGTAGAACAAAGACAAGCCTAA
- the ileS gene encoding isoleucine--tRNA ligase: MEKPKETDRAREKRILAFWEKERIFQKSIEQRKNNDSFVFYEGPPTANGLPHVGHALGRTIKDIIARFQTMNGKQVIRKAGWDTHGLPVELGVEKKLGISGKQEIEKYGVIPFIEQCKESVFSYEKQWRTFTKELGYWVDMDEPYMTMSNEYMESVWNILGTIHEKGWLYKGHRVSPYCPSCQTSLSSHEVAQGYKDVKDLSATVKFKLTTKANEYILGWTTTPWTLPANVALAVHKDLDYVKVKVGEEIFIVAQNRLQQVIGTEGEVIEQLKGSALVGLSYSAPFSYIQVVKGHTIHHGDFVTSESGTGIVHIAPAYGEDDYRLVQENNLSFVHVVDERGRYKECIPPLAGAFVKDGKVDVEIIKMLHQKGLLFHKEKYEHSYPHCWRCDTALLYYATESWFIKTTAVKEMLITRNQEVTWHPEHIKDGRFGKFLDGLVDWNISRNRYWGTPLNVWQCTSCQKEIAPKSIAQVKKYTKAPFDQLELHKPYVDELVLTCPSCSGEMYRTPEVIDVWFDSGSMPFAQYHTPFENNEVFQRQFPADVIVEGIDQTRGWFYSLLAVSVLYTGKVPYKNVVATGHVLDEDGQKMSKSKGNALDPVQLIQTYGADALRWALIADSAPWNQKRFSAKNVQEAKSKIIDTFLSLFHFYSLYAEIDGFETDLPKVKNMPNMDHWILSRLATTTMVVQSEMEQYQVTNAARKLGELMDDVSNWYIRRNRERFWIAGMSEDKISAFQTLYTVLTQLSQLLAPFTPFTSESIYLALTGKSVHLTNFPSKNSERMNKQLEEQMEQVKEIVELGRSLRHRFQLKTKQPLATLLIFSATNSPDIELIKFEPIIKDELNVKSINWIDSQDNYVQYSLKLNFQKTGPKLGSNTKQLKERVQTATQEEINFFRNKGYLTFQLESKESVTLAGEEILLQRKTNLPGYHEASNKNFTVMLDTTVSVALKKEGNIRELIRSIQDLRKEKNLPVDKKIDLYIDSSSIFKNTMMEYHSLIHKGVILHKLLFERIAEMKEIQIDGEIVYIGLK, encoded by the coding sequence ATGGAAAAACCAAAAGAAACAGACAGAGCCCGTGAAAAAAGAATACTCGCCTTTTGGGAAAAAGAACGAATTTTTCAAAAATCAATCGAACAGCGCAAAAACAATGATTCTTTTGTATTTTACGAAGGACCGCCAACAGCTAATGGCCTTCCACACGTCGGCCATGCACTAGGCAGAACTATCAAAGATATTATTGCCCGCTTTCAAACAATGAACGGAAAACAAGTAATTCGCAAAGCCGGTTGGGATACCCACGGACTCCCTGTTGAATTAGGGGTAGAAAAAAAACTCGGTATTTCTGGAAAACAAGAAATCGAAAAATACGGGGTTATTCCATTTATTGAACAGTGCAAAGAAAGTGTATTCTCTTATGAAAAGCAATGGAGAACCTTTACGAAAGAATTAGGATATTGGGTTGATATGGATGAACCATATATGACCATGAGTAATGAATATATGGAATCGGTTTGGAATATCCTTGGAACTATTCATGAAAAGGGCTGGCTGTATAAAGGACACCGCGTCTCTCCATACTGCCCTAGCTGCCAAACCTCCTTAAGCTCACATGAAGTGGCACAAGGCTATAAAGATGTAAAAGATTTAAGTGCAACCGTTAAATTTAAATTAACTACAAAAGCAAATGAATATATACTAGGTTGGACAACGACACCTTGGACGCTACCAGCGAACGTGGCCTTAGCAGTTCATAAAGACTTAGATTATGTAAAAGTAAAAGTAGGGGAAGAAATATTCATTGTTGCTCAAAATAGATTGCAGCAGGTTATTGGCACAGAAGGGGAAGTAATCGAACAATTAAAGGGATCAGCCTTAGTTGGTCTCTCCTATTCAGCACCATTTTCCTATATTCAAGTTGTGAAAGGTCATACCATTCATCATGGCGATTTCGTCACAAGTGAAAGCGGAACAGGAATTGTCCATATTGCTCCTGCTTATGGAGAGGATGACTATCGACTTGTGCAAGAAAACAATCTTTCTTTTGTACACGTAGTCGATGAAAGGGGAAGATACAAAGAATGTATTCCTCCTCTAGCTGGCGCCTTTGTAAAAGACGGGAAAGTGGATGTGGAGATAATCAAAATGCTTCACCAAAAGGGGTTGTTATTCCATAAAGAAAAGTATGAACATTCCTATCCACATTGCTGGCGCTGTGACACAGCTCTTTTGTATTACGCGACAGAAAGCTGGTTTATTAAAACTACTGCCGTAAAAGAAATGCTTATCACTAGAAATCAAGAAGTAACTTGGCATCCTGAGCATATAAAGGATGGTCGTTTCGGAAAATTTCTTGATGGTTTAGTCGATTGGAATATAAGTCGAAACCGATATTGGGGAACACCACTAAATGTTTGGCAATGTACTTCCTGTCAAAAGGAGATTGCTCCAAAAAGTATTGCACAAGTAAAAAAATATACTAAGGCCCCATTTGACCAGTTAGAATTGCATAAACCTTACGTAGATGAACTTGTCTTAACATGTCCATCTTGCAGTGGAGAGATGTATCGAACACCTGAAGTAATCGACGTATGGTTTGATAGTGGCTCCATGCCATTTGCCCAATATCATACTCCATTTGAAAATAATGAAGTATTTCAACGGCAGTTTCCTGCAGATGTTATTGTAGAAGGAATTGACCAAACAAGAGGATGGTTTTATTCGCTATTGGCTGTATCTGTCCTCTATACTGGTAAAGTACCATATAAGAATGTTGTGGCTACAGGGCATGTATTAGATGAGGATGGGCAAAAAATGTCTAAAAGTAAGGGCAATGCGCTAGACCCTGTCCAGCTTATCCAAACATATGGTGCAGATGCACTACGATGGGCGCTTATCGCAGATAGCGCTCCATGGAACCAAAAAAGATTCTCAGCAAAAAATGTCCAAGAGGCAAAATCAAAAATCATTGATACATTTTTAAGTTTATTTCATTTCTACTCCTTATACGCTGAGATAGATGGTTTTGAGACAGATTTACCTAAAGTTAAAAATATGCCTAATATGGATCACTGGATTCTCTCTCGCTTAGCAACGACGACAATGGTCGTGCAATCAGAGATGGAACAATATCAAGTGACTAATGCAGCTCGGAAACTTGGTGAGTTAATGGACGATGTAAGCAACTGGTATATTCGTAGAAATCGCGAACGGTTTTGGATAGCCGGAATGTCTGAGGATAAAATTTCTGCCTTTCAAACACTATATACTGTATTAACTCAGTTATCACAATTGCTTGCTCCTTTTACTCCTTTCACTTCTGAAAGCATTTATCTTGCCTTAACAGGGAAAAGCGTCCATCTGACTAACTTTCCTTCAAAGAATTCAGAAAGAATGAATAAACAATTAGAAGAACAAATGGAACAGGTTAAAGAGATAGTTGAACTAGGGCGAAGTCTCCGTCACCGGTTTCAACTAAAAACAAAGCAACCTTTAGCAACACTACTGATTTTCTCAGCAACGAATTCGCCAGATATCGAGCTTATTAAATTTGAGCCAATTATAAAAGATGAACTTAATGTAAAAAGCATTAACTGGATAGATTCTCAAGATAATTATGTTCAATATTCCTTAAAGCTCAATTTTCAAAAGACAGGACCAAAACTAGGAAGTAATACAAAGCAACTTAAAGAGAGAGTACAAACCGCTACACAAGAAGAGATAAATTTCTTCAGAAATAAAGGATATTTAACTTTTCAGCTAGAAAGTAAAGAAAGTGTTACCCTAGCAGGAGAGGAAATACTCCTTCAAAGAAAAACAAATTTACCTGGATATCATGAGGCCTCTAATAAGAACTTTACCGTAATGCTTGATACTACCGTATCAGTAGCATTAAAAAAGGAAGGGAACATCCGAGAACTGATTCGGTCTATCCAAGATTTGCGCAAAGAGAAAAATCTGCCTGTCGATAAAAAAATTGATTTATATATCGACAGTTCATCCATTTTCAAAAATACAATGATGGAATATCATTCCCTCATTCATAAAGGCGTTATTCTTCATAAGCTCCTCTTTGAAAGAATAGCAGAAATGAAAGAAATTCAAATAGACGGCGAAATTGTATACATTGGATTGAAATAA
- the shc gene encoding squalene--hopene cyclase has product MNTFLESVKTEQQRRVKELVEHQQANGSFPFRFQGSLMTDAFYIITIRALDIQTEEENIRLLTKTLRATQHREGYWKAYSDEPNGHLSATIIAYTALLYSGHYSKNDNQMKKAKAFIVKNGGLAKAHFMIKWMLSVNGLYPWSHMIYIPMTFLLLPTFQPINFYQFSAYARIHFIPMLIAANKKFTIDAKTKPQLDDLFARDIALYPSYAHLEDERSPITFLWKEMKRIGKFPSYLHHLGFQYGEKYMLDRLEEDGTLYSYASATFFMIYALLALGYKKDSPVIQKAVTGLSSLIDKRGEQSHLENSTSTVWDTGLISYTLQQAGMATDTTPIRKATKYLLTKQHTKKGDWQVHNPHTEPGGWGFSDINTNNPDNDDTSAVLRAITAPAAIDQTVHQAWQKGTNYLLSMQNRDGGWGAFEKNTDWEILKLVPIENAKDAAIDPSTADLTGRVLEYLGNFAHLDYTHPHIKRAKSWLIDHQEKDGSWYGRWGVCYIYGTWAAITGLAAVGMDVNHPTIKKAIAWLKKIQQSDGGWGESCQSCEKLSYVSLPFSTESQTAWAVDALVAAGEGASKEVKRGISYILEKKQEDDAITYPTGIGLPNQFYIYYHSYNKIFPLLALSHYISDRKTR; this is encoded by the coding sequence TTGAATACATTTCTCGAATCGGTTAAAACAGAACAACAAAGACGTGTAAAAGAACTTGTCGAACATCAGCAAGCAAATGGATCTTTTCCTTTTCGTTTTCAGGGAAGCTTAATGACAGATGCATTTTATATCATCACCATAAGAGCTTTAGACATCCAGACAGAAGAAGAAAATATTCGCCTTTTAACGAAGACACTGCGTGCCACTCAGCATAGAGAGGGCTATTGGAAAGCATATAGTGATGAGCCTAACGGGCATTTATCCGCAACCATTATTGCGTATACTGCTCTTTTATACTCTGGACATTATTCGAAGAACGACAATCAAATGAAGAAAGCAAAAGCATTTATAGTAAAAAATGGCGGATTAGCGAAAGCTCATTTTATGATAAAATGGATGCTTTCCGTCAATGGTCTTTACCCATGGTCCCATATGATCTATATTCCGATGACATTTCTACTTTTGCCCACCTTTCAACCTATTAATTTCTATCAGTTTAGTGCCTATGCTCGTATTCATTTCATACCAATGTTAATAGCAGCGAATAAAAAATTCACTATCGATGCTAAAACAAAACCACAGCTAGATGACTTATTTGCAAGAGATATAGCCCTTTATCCATCCTATGCTCACTTAGAAGATGAGCGCTCTCCAATTACCTTCCTATGGAAAGAGATGAAACGAATAGGAAAATTCCCGTCTTATCTCCATCACCTAGGCTTTCAATACGGAGAAAAGTACATGTTAGATCGACTAGAAGAAGATGGAACGCTTTACAGTTATGCAAGCGCAACTTTCTTTATGATTTATGCACTACTTGCGCTTGGCTATAAAAAGGACTCTCCTGTTATTCAAAAAGCAGTTACTGGTCTCTCATCCCTCATTGATAAAAGAGGGGAACAAAGTCACCTCGAGAATTCTACCAGCACCGTTTGGGATACAGGGTTAATTAGTTATACGTTACAGCAAGCGGGAATGGCTACTGACACTACCCCGATAAGAAAAGCAACGAAATATCTACTGACAAAACAGCATACAAAAAAAGGAGATTGGCAGGTTCATAACCCCCATACAGAACCTGGTGGATGGGGCTTTTCTGACATTAATACAAATAACCCAGACAATGATGATACCTCTGCAGTTTTACGAGCCATAACAGCTCCAGCAGCAATAGACCAAACTGTCCATCAGGCTTGGCAAAAAGGAACAAACTATTTACTTTCCATGCAAAACAGAGATGGAGGATGGGGAGCCTTTGAAAAAAATACCGATTGGGAAATACTTAAATTAGTTCCAATTGAAAATGCAAAAGATGCAGCAATTGATCCTTCTACTGCTGATTTGACAGGAAGAGTGCTAGAATACTTGGGAAACTTTGCGCATTTAGACTACACGCATCCTCATATAAAGCGAGCCAAAAGCTGGCTAATCGACCATCAGGAAAAAGATGGTTCTTGGTATGGCAGATGGGGTGTTTGTTATATTTACGGAACATGGGCAGCAATTACTGGTTTAGCCGCTGTTGGTATGGATGTAAATCACCCAACAATCAAGAAAGCTATAGCTTGGTTGAAAAAAATTCAACAATCAGATGGAGGATGGGGCGAATCTTGCCAAAGCTGTGAAAAATTATCCTATGTGTCTCTCCCATTCAGCACAGAATCACAAACGGCTTGGGCTGTTGATGCATTAGTTGCAGCAGGGGAAGGAGCAAGCAAAGAAGTAAAAAGGGGAATAAGCTATATACTAGAAAAAAAACAAGAGGATGATGCAATTACCTATCCTACAGGAATTGGTTTACCAAATCAATTCTATATCTATTATCATAGCTATAATAAGATTTTTCCATTATTGGCTCTTTCCCATTATATAAGCGATAGAAAAACAAGGTAG
- the aspS gene encoding aspartate--tRNA(Asn) ligase — translation MEFSKRVLISECEQHIGKEVILKGWVKKIRQLGKVGFLLLRDRTGTVQCVLEQEQNQLKIETESVVRVTGVLVKTDKTANGVELQVNELIVLAEADPLPFEINKKKVNAGLDHLLNHRVLSLRHEQINAIFTVQSMFVKGFAEFLTKEGFTRIFTPKIVSQGAEGGANVFTFNYFDKNAYLAQSPQFYKQMMVGAGFERVFEIAPVYRAEEHNSSRHLNEYTSLDVEMGFIENVEEVMEMEKQVLQYTFDYVKEHCQKQLDILKVEIPVINDIPQMTLAEAQQLLKKKYQKDSPEGDLNTEGEKCIGNYIKEKYGSDFVFITNYPRTTRPMYTMPNKENPVLTDSFDLLYKGSEITSGGQRIHRQAELIASFKEKGLNPDEFKAYIDSFAYAIPPHGGFGIGLERIIMKFLNLGNIREASAFPRDCDRIIP, via the coding sequence ATGGAATTTTCAAAAAGGGTACTCATTTCTGAGTGTGAGCAACATATTGGTAAAGAAGTAATATTAAAGGGCTGGGTGAAGAAAATTCGCCAACTAGGAAAGGTTGGCTTCTTGTTATTGAGAGATCGTACTGGAACAGTACAATGTGTTTTAGAGCAGGAGCAAAATCAGTTGAAAATAGAAACAGAAAGTGTAGTTCGGGTGACTGGAGTTCTTGTAAAAACGGATAAAACAGCAAATGGAGTAGAACTGCAAGTAAACGAATTAATCGTACTAGCTGAAGCGGATCCTTTGCCATTTGAAATTAATAAGAAAAAAGTAAATGCAGGGTTAGACCACTTATTAAATCATCGAGTTTTATCTTTAAGACACGAGCAAATAAATGCTATTTTTACAGTCCAATCCATGTTTGTAAAAGGTTTTGCAGAGTTCTTAACAAAGGAAGGGTTCACCCGGATTTTCACTCCTAAAATCGTTTCACAAGGAGCAGAAGGCGGGGCCAATGTTTTTACCTTTAACTACTTTGATAAAAATGCTTATTTAGCTCAATCTCCGCAATTTTATAAACAAATGATGGTTGGAGCGGGGTTTGAAAGAGTGTTTGAAATTGCTCCTGTATATAGAGCAGAAGAACATAATTCCTCTAGACATTTAAATGAATATACCTCGCTAGATGTCGAAATGGGCTTTATTGAAAACGTCGAGGAAGTAATGGAGATGGAAAAGCAGGTTCTTCAATATACTTTTGATTATGTGAAGGAGCATTGTCAGAAACAGTTAGACATACTAAAGGTTGAAATACCAGTGATTAACGATATTCCCCAAATGACATTAGCAGAGGCACAGCAACTATTAAAGAAGAAGTATCAAAAGGATTCCCCAGAAGGAGATTTAAATACAGAAGGGGAAAAGTGCATTGGAAACTATATAAAGGAAAAGTACGGAAGTGATTTTGTTTTTATAACCAACTATCCGAGAACAACTAGACCGATGTATACAATGCCAAATAAGGAGAATCCGGTGTTAACTGATTCATTTGACCTTTTATATAAAGGAAGTGAAATTACCTCAGGCGGACAGAGAATTCATCGACAAGCAGAGCTGATAGCATCTTTTAAAGAAAAGGGACTAAACCCAGATGAGTTTAAGGCATATATCGATTCTTTTGCATATGCAATTCCACCACATGGAGGGTTTGGAATTGGCTTAGAACGAATTATCATGAAGTTTCTAAACCTAGGAAATATTCGGGAAGCAAGCGCGTTTCCGAGAGATTGCGACAGGATTATTCCATAA